A region of the Candidatus Methanoperedens sp. genome:
CTGTAACGATCAACCTGTCAAGGATATCTGCGGGAATGCTCTGTACTTCAAGGTCAAGCTCCGGAAGCAGGCGCCTGATAGCATTCATGGCAGCCTCGCGCGTAAGGGCGGCAAGGTCTGCGCCCACAAAACCATGCGTCAGATCCGCGATCCTGTCAAGTTTCACGTCATCAGCCACAGGCATTCCCCTGGTATGTATCTGCAATATCTCAAAACGGGCTTTCCTGTTCGGGACTCCGATCTCGATCTCGCGGTCAAACCTGCCGGGGCGGCGAAGTGCAGGGTCAAGGGCATTGGGCCTGTTCGTGGCCCCGATTACTACTACTTTCCCGCGGGCTTTAAGTCCATCCATTACAGCAAGCAGCTGTGCTACTACGCGCCTCTCCACTTCTCCTGTGACTTCCTCTCTCTTGGGAGCGATGCTATCTATCTCATCAATTAATATGATGCTTGGCGCATTCTCCTCAGCCTGCTGGAATATATCCCTCAGCTTCTCTTCTGATTCGCCATAGAATTTACTCATTATTTCAGGCCCGCTAAGGGTCAGGAAGTTTGCATTTGTTTCAGAGGCAAGAGCTTTTGCAAGCATGGTTTTCCCGGTTCCGGGAGGGCCATGGAGAAGAACTCCTTTTGGCGCTTCTACCCCGAGACGTTCAAAAAGCTCAGGATGCCGCAAAGGAAGTTCGATCATTTCCCTGACTTTCCTTACCTCATCTCCCAGCCCGCCTATATCTTCGTACGAGACCCTGGGAATAGAAGGCATTTCTTTTGCTGGCTTATCGCTGATCTCTATTACTGTACTTCCTCCGATGATCACGGAGTCAGAAACTGGTTTTATGGACATGACCACAAGGTCAACGCGCCGGCCCATAATATTTAATTCAACTACATCATGCCGGGTAATTACGCGCCCCTCAAGATTATGGGCGAGATATGCCTCCCCACCCTGTATTTTTAAGGGCTGTGTGGGTGAGAACAGGATTTTTTCAGCTGGCGCAGTATGAATTTTTCGGATATGTACCCTGTCATCGATACTGACTCCTGCGTTTCTTCGTACTGTTCCGTCAATGCGTATTAATCCCGAATTGCTGTCCTCAGGATAACCCGGCCATACAAGTGCAGCCGTCCTCTTAGTCCCCTCGATACCTATGACATCGCCTGTCTGCAAACCCAGTTCATAAGCCACTTCAGGGTCGATCCTGGCAATACCGCGTCCTGCATCATAGGATTTTGCTTCAATGACCTTGAGATTTACGGTTTTGTCTTTCTTATCCATATTTTCCTTTTTATTAATCTCCAATTATGTTTCATTCATTTATTCGATCTTTATCGACTTTGCATCCGGTTTTTTCGTTTCTTTGAATTTGAACGTTACTTCAAGCACCCCGTTGTTATACTTTGCTGACGCGCTATCCGGATCAACAGGTACCGGTGTTTTTATAAACTTGTAGTATTTCCTTGAGTTACTGTCTGCTTTGATAACAACTTCTTTTTCTGTCGCATTGAGCTCGATATCTTTTTTATTAATCCCTGGCATTTCTGCCGTAATATTAAATTCATTATTTTTTTCATCGACCAATGCGCTTGTGAATGGCTCCCTGACATCCCTGTCCTTGCCAACAGGCAAGACATTTCCGAAACGCTCCACATGCGGTATGCCGTCAGGCCCTACCTGCATGCTAAAACCATAAACTTGCGGTTCTTTTCCTATGGATTGCATCATCCGGTTAACCAGGTCATTCATCTGCTCAATTTCTTTTTCAAATTCATTGAAAAATCCCTTATCAGTCTTTCTCCAATCTTTTTCCATTGTTTTACCTCTTTTTAATTTGTATATATTTTATATTCTTTAGCCTATTATATAATTATTCCCATCTCTTTTAAGGATTTCTTTTTGTTCCATTTTTACAATATATCCCTCGATCACATACTCAGGAATTCCAAGCTGCATGGACAATACGCGCGCATTTGTCGGGCCTTTTAGCAGTGCATAGAGTATTTCCGCTTCAATGTTATCTTCCGCTGTATCCTCGATGGCATCCATATAATGTCCCATCGCCCCGGTTATGTTTCCCTGGATCTGCTGGTACTCCTGCATTAATTGCTGTCTTTTTTCTATGAGTTCCTGTATCTGGCCGTAAAGCGATTTTAAGGTCATGATCGCTTGCTGGTCTGCTGGTGCATACTCTTTTGGTGCAGGAAAGGCGGCAGTGGTAACTTCAACCTCAAATGAATACGGCGACACAAACACTTCAAGACGGAGGTTATCTGTAATATGGAAGTATTTGCGCCGTTGTTCATCTACGTTTGCTTCTATCAGACCTGCCTGCTCGAGGAGCAGAAGATGCCCGAGTATTGCTTTTGCACCCACGTCAAGCCTTTCTGCTATCTCGCTCATATAGCATGGTCGGCTTGCCAGGAGGTGAAGGATCTTCCTCCGGTTCTCATTTCCAAGTATGTCTAACAGTTGTGCTGATTCCATGTTTATGTTTCACCCCGAGTTAGTGACCTGAGGTTACTAACCTTAGGTTAGTGAGTATAGTATATAAACTTAACGCATAAATATGTTCAAAGCTAATCTTAGTGTCCACATACATGCTGGGGTAACATGGAATTACATGGAATTCTCATCGCAAAGAACGCAAAGGTCGCAAAGATTTTGCAGCTTAGCTGTGCGTTTTTTGGATGCTCATACACTTTGAAAGTCCTAACCTTATTTGCCTACAGGCCATTGGGATTTAGTTGCTTTTGCGAACATTCATTAAATTAAGCCACGAATCCTGAACACTACCTCTCCCTGGCTTTTAATCACTTGTTAACACCTCTCCTACAATAAAGTAAGGTCCAGAACAATGATCATTCGGCAACTCTGCAGAATATTTTGCTATACTTTCATCGGGCATTTCACCACCACCACCGCCAAGTTTGACCTTATCTCCCACATGTGCAATAGATTTGCCAGTGTTATTAATGATATGGATTACCTTATCATCAGTGCTTATTGAAAAACCATGCGGCCATACGACCAAATAGTTATCCACACGGAGACAACCATTTGAAATTACTAATTCACCAACTAATCTCGCTTCCATATAACTTGCAGGAATCTCTTTTTGTTTTGGAAAAAAAGGAGTAGAGGTTGAAGTATCGACTGATATAAAGTTTTGCTCTGTCTCTTCAACACACCCACTAATCAATGTTGATATAAGGAGTCCAATCATCAATACTTTTAATTTTATATTCATTTTACCTCTACTTTTTTTTGATTATTGTTTCCCTACTTTATGGGGATGTCATCACGCTGACGCCAAGCCCAGCCTCCAAATAGTCGACTGCCATATAGATGGCATCATTGGGGTCATCGGTAGGTGCGCCTTTATGTGTTCCATATGCAGTATTGCCGATGAACCATGGACCTCCGCTATCTCCCTCAGAAGAAAGATCATTGTAACCCCCCGTGTTATCAACCCGAATAAAAGTTGCTGCATTATTCTGTTGGGTTTGTGGGTTAAAGTCTTTACTACTGATGTAACCACATGTATAAGCGGTGGTCCTACCATACTTACAAACATATTCACCAATTCGTTGGTCATTTCGACTTTTCGTCGCGGTTATATTACGTGTACTACCATCGTTCCACCACTGTATTTTATTCGTCACAGTGTACCCTGGCGCAGTGTGCCACTGAGCATCATAGCTGCCCGTCCACGCTTCACTTTGAAAAGTAAGACTATTACCATTATATGACTGGGTATCTGAGCAGTGACCGGCTGTTGTGATGCCTTTAGTGATGAATATCCAACCTTGCTTTACCGAAAAACCACTTGTACAGGAAATCAAGCCATTCAATGAGAGTCCACCATAAATGTTGGCTTCGTCTATTCCCATTGTTTCTGCCTCAACCGCCACCACTCTAACTTTATCTGATAATCGTCCCTCCCTTCTTAGTAAAGCATCATCAAACCTGCCCCTATCAGATTTAGTCATATACAACCCAACACTGTTATTATATACATTGATGTCTGACTCTACAGGTATATCTGATGCACGGGCTAAATTTAAAGCATTGGCTTGATCTCTTTGGAGGGTAGCTAAGGATACTTTTGCAGTGTTGCGCACCTCAACAACGTTGGCGAACTCTGGATATTGTTCCAAGTATTGTTTGATTGTCTCCTCGCCATTACGAGTAAACTGCACAACAATCTTGAATTCTGGAGTGTGCTCAATCCAAAGTCCTGCAAATGTCTCAACTTCCTTCGTTTTCAGTTCTTCTTCGGGCATTGGAATGTTTTGAAGTTGGAATCGACGGAGAGCTTCCTCAGTACTAACATTATTATTTGACGCATATATTTGTGCATCATACAACAGTGGATCCTTATTATCCAATACAGGTTTTCCACCACTATCCTGTCCTTGAGCATTCACTACAGGCATAAGGGACATGCTCACAAGCAGCATTGCAGTGAGCATTGCCCCTATTCCTAATTTTAAATTTGTTTTCATGTTCTTTTTCACCTCTTATTTTTTATCCCATGAGGCAAAACCAGGCAAGTCTTTAATACATTTGAAGTACTAACCTTATTTTGCCTTGGGGCGATGTCTGGGGTTTAACCATTCTTTGGTAAGTTCCGTTGAACCCCGCACGATTTCTTAAAAGTCTTAGATGCTTATATAATTTCTATGAAAAGTGCCTAACTGATTCGGTTTGCAAATTGATTCAGTGAAATAAAGCATCAGAAACGTTTGGTTGATTGATGGCAGGATACATATTGATATTGTTCCAGGTCAGGGTTATGTAGAAGCAGGACAATGGAAGTATGAGGCATATGGAGTATCAGTCGTTGGAACGGAAGACTACAACTTTAACGTCTATCAGCATTAGACTGAATACCTTCCTCCTTTGCTTTTTCTTTTTGCTATCGGTCCCTACAGCTTTAGCCACCGAGTACACAGTACGCCCCTCCCAGAGCGACAAATCGGGCGCTCCGGTAGCAGGTGAGGAAGTGCATGAGATCGAAGTCAAACCTATTCCTTACTGGCTTTTTCTTATTCTGCTGGGTTTTACTAATATAACCTCTTCTCCGGAAACTTTTTTTCCAATCAGGCTTTTTCCCATCCTTGGTGGCTATAAGAGATTAAA
Encoded here:
- a CDS encoding CDC48 family AAA ATPase, with translation MDKKDKTVNLKVIEAKSYDAGRGIARIDPEVAYELGLQTGDVIGIEGTKRTAALVWPGYPEDSNSGLIRIDGTVRRNAGVSIDDRVHIRKIHTAPAEKILFSPTQPLKIQGGEAYLAHNLEGRVITRHDVVELNIMGRRVDLVVMSIKPVSDSVIIGGSTVIEISDKPAKEMPSIPRVSYEDIGGLGDEVRKVREMIELPLRHPELFERLGVEAPKGVLLHGPPGTGKTMLAKALASETNANFLTLSGPEIMSKFYGESEEKLRDIFQQAEENAPSIILIDEIDSIAPKREEVTGEVERRVVAQLLAVMDGLKARGKVVVIGATNRPNALDPALRRPGRFDREIEIGVPNRKARFEILQIHTRGMPVADDVKLDRIADLTHGFVGADLAALTREAAMNAIRRLLPELDLEVQSIPADILDRLIVTGEDFTNALREMTPSALREVFIESPNIHWSDIGGLPDAKQELKEAVEWPMKYPNLFKQTGARPPKGILLYGPPGTGKTLLAKAVATESEANFISVKGPEFMSKWVGESEKAIRETFRKAKQAAPCIVFFDEIDSIAQVRGVSSDSHVTERVISQMLSEIDGLEEMHSITVIAATNRPDIIDPALLRPGRIDRLIYIMPPDRDSRLEIFKVHTARTPLDSDVDLETLSDDTEGFTGADIASVCNEATILAIREYVVSGKQTDDESVKQLKVGYHNFRDAMVKVKPHSKKELEKYTKISENFIYQ
- a CDS encoding Hsp20/alpha crystallin family protein, yielding MEKDWRKTDKGFFNEFEKEIEQMNDLVNRMMQSIGKEPQVYGFSMQVGPDGIPHVERFGNVLPVGKDRDVREPFTSALVDEKNNEFNITAEMPGINKKDIELNATEKEVVIKADSNSRKYYKFIKTPVPVDPDSASAKYNNGVLEVTFKFKETKKPDAKSIKIE
- a CDS encoding ArsR family transcriptional regulator — translated: MESAQLLDILGNENRRKILHLLASRPCYMSEIAERLDVGAKAILGHLLLLEQAGLIEANVDEQRRKYFHITDNLRLEVFVSPYSFEVEVTTAAFPAPKEYAPADQQAIMTLKSLYGQIQELIEKRQQLMQEYQQIQGNITGAMGHYMDAIEDTAEDNIEAEILYALLKGPTNARVLSMQLGIPEYVIEGYIVKMEQKEILKRDGNNYIIG